In Ferrigenium kumadai, the DNA window AAAACGGCCACCAGCCCGCCGCCGCCAGCCAGCAGCATGGGATAGATCGAGGCGCTGACCACTTTCCGTTTCACGCCGTCGATCTGGGAATGGTAGGCGATGTAGCGCGACAGCCCTTCCGGCAGCGCGCCGGTCTTCTCACTGGCGCGGACCGTCGCCACATACAGCAGCGGGAATTTCGCACCTGATTGCTGCAAGGCGTAGGACAGTGGATGCCCCTCGTAAAGACAGGAAACGATTTGAACCAGTATCTTCTTGACCCCTGTGCGCTGTTCCTTTTCCGCCAGCGTCTCCAGCGCTTCCACCAGCGCCAATCCGGACTCCAGCAGCGCCAGCAATTCCTGGCAGAACTGGACCAGGGGGAAATCCACCTTGTCCCGGTTCCGCCACAGCAGCCACGATTGCCTTGCCCTGACCGAGATGACCGTATAGCCCTGAGCCACGGCCTGGGCCATGGCATCGTTGCTATCGACGGCTTCCAGCGCAAAGGCCGAAAGTCCCTCGTTACCACGCAATGCTTTTACCTCGTAGCGCATCGGTTCTCCTTCATCAGATCTGCCGATCAGGATGACATCTCACCAGTTCGTGATATCGGCCGCTTCCCCGCTACCCCCCGGCCGCCCGTCCTTGCCCAGAGACATCAGGTCATAATCGCCATGTTCGCCGGGGGACCTGAACAAATATGGGAAATTCCACGGATCGAGCGGTATCTCTTTTTTCATGTACGGCCCATCCCATCTTTGCTCCCCCGTTGGGCGCGTCATCAGGGCCTTCAGTCCCTGCTCCGTAGACGGGTAATGGCCGGTGTCCAGCCGGTATTGCTCCAGCGCCTTGTCCAGGGCAGAAATCTGGGCCTGGGTCACCTTGATTTCTGATTTTCCGATCTGGGCGAAATACTTCGGCCCGACATAACCGGCAAGCAGGCCGATGATCACCATGACCACCAGTAGTTCGAGCAGGGTAAAACCTGATGCATGACGGTACAGCCTTCGCATAGCAGTTCGGTTATCCATTTCTCACGTCCTCCAATTCAGCAATGGTTTTTTGCTTGCTGCCAAGTTACCGCTACGCATGCAAATTTTCTCTACGTGGACAACTGTATTCACATGTACTGCGAGCACGGAATTTTGGGGGATACAAGTACGCAGCTCTGCTCAGCTGACGGTAAGGGGGAACCGCCTATCTGGAGCTACGGAATTTAGCGTAATCAAAAACAAGTAATTTGCTGATTTTTCCGGCTTCCCTGCTGCCTTAAAGTCGGCTCTCTAAGCTTGATTCCGACAACCCGATTTTCCAAAGGAGACTCGTTATGAAATTGCAGGATGTCCGAACCATCGCAAGGAACCATCACCTCAAGCCGGACGGTTCAACCAAGGCCGAACTGATCCGCAAAATCCAGCGCAAGGAGGGGAATTTCGATTGTTTCTCCAGCGCGTTTCACGGCTACTGCGACCAGCACAACTGCCTGTGGCGCAGCGACTGCATCAACAGCGCAACAGCCTGACCCGAGACAATCACACCGGAGAAACTCATGACCCACACACAACGCCAACAGTTGGCAAATGAATTGGGGATAAACGAAAACGTCGCATACATGTCGCAAACGCGGCTGGTGAGGAACGTCCAGATACGTCGCGGCAACGAGCCCTGTTTCTCTACCGAGAAACGCTACAACTGTGAGGAAGATTGCGAATGGTCCAGGAGTTGCCGCAAGCTGAGGGCTGTCTGGCTGCGCTAAGAAATACCAATTGCCATGCCGGACAAATCAGATCCGGAAAAAACAATCCCCGGCAAAGCCGGGGAGTTCAACTAATCGATCCCGGATGTGAAACCCACTGCCTAATTGGGCCGCCACGATATGCAGATCTTCGCTCCCTTGCCGGGTGCGGACTTGATCTCGCAGATGCCGCCGGAAAGCTCTGCCCGCTCTTTCATGCTCATCAGGCCAATCCCTTTATCCAACGAGCTGCGGCGCGACATCGCCGCCGGATCGAATCCCAGGCCGTTGTCCTTGATGGAAAGGCGCAGTCCGCCTTCTGTTTTGCTGATGACCACCTTGATGCGGTCGGCATGGGCATGCTTGATGATATTGCCCGTCGCTTCCTGCACGATACGAAAGATCACGATCCTGAGCGACGCGGGAATATCAGCCTCCTGGACGCTGAAATCCTTTTCGATCTTCATGTCCGGGCACGTCGTCCCGACTTCGCGGAAGTACCACGACAGCGTAGCCATGATGCCGAGGTCGTCCAGCATCGATGGCCTCAGATCCTTGGCGATGCGGCGCACCTCATCGAAGGTATCGTTGACCTTGAGCTTGAGCCGCTGCAGTGAACCGGCAGCCTCGGAGGTCTCGTTGGCAGCCAGCAGGCGCGATGCATCCTCCAGCGACAGCTTGATCAGGGTCAGCGATTGGCCCAGCACATCGTGCAGATCCAGCGCGATGCGCTGCCGTTCACGTTCCTGTATCGTCAACAGCATGGCAGACAACCTCCGCAATTCATCCTGCGTGCTCTGCCATGCCGACTTCATCTGAGCATTCCCGAAATGAGGCTGGTTCGTCCTCATTCCGAACGAATGGTTGCTGCTGTTCATCCCCGACGCCACAGCCAGTGGCTTTCCCAATCGACCTACAGTTTCTGCACGCATGACAGTCCCTCCGTTCATTGCATACCACATGCGGTCTATCCCGCCCCTCGATACCGTGCGCACATCATGTTGCGAATACACGCCGCCATCAATAGGAGGGATTACCTAACGCGTTAGTGGGAAGGCCATAAAGTGCAGCGGGTAGGCGAACTGCTGTTTTTACCGCAGCATCGCCGCATGGGAAATTTTCGCAGAGGGACGTCAATCCTGTAGTGCCAGCCGCCCCTGCACCAGTTCGGCGACGCTGGCGATGTTGAGTTTGCGCATGATATTGCCGCGGTGGATGTCCACCGTCCGGTGGCTGATGCCGAGTTTCTGTCCGATGACCTTGCTCGAATCCCCAGCCACCACCAACTCCATGATTTCCTTTTCGCGAGGAGTCAGCGCCTCGAAGTGGGTACGCAGAGTTTCCTTGTAACGGTGTTGCTGATGCTTTTCATGGTCCAGCTTGATAGCGGCATGCACCCGGTCAAGCAGGTCCTGTCCGTTGAATGGCTTCTGGATGAAATCGAAAGCGCCATGCTTCAACGCGCGAACGGCCATCGGTACGTCGCCGTGGCCGGTGATGATGATGACCGGCTGGAATATGCCATGGGCCTTGAGGTTGTCCAGCAACTCCATGCCACTCATGCCGGGCATGCGTACGTCCAACAGGATACAGCCCAGCCGCCTGGGATCAGCGCCTTCCAGGAATTCGTTCGCAGAAGCGAACATCCTACCGTTCAGATTCACCGATTCAAGCAGCCAGCGGATGGAATCGCGCATGGCTTCATCATCATCGACCACATACACAATTGCTTGCCCGACATACTCGTTCATAGATCACCGTCCAGCAGAAAGTGTGAAATTGAAATCGGTCCCGGAGTCACGCCCCGGTTCCACCCAGATGCGGCCGCCATAATTCTCGACCAGAGTACGGCAGATGGCCAGGCCGAGGCCAAGGCCATCTTGTTTGGAAGTGTGGAACGGATTGAAGATTTTGTCCATGTCGTCCGCGACGATCCCGCAGCCGGTATCCCTCACCATCACCAGAATGTCGCCGGATTCGGCGACACGGGTAGCGATGCTCAACTCGCGCTGCGGCGATGCCGACATCGCCTCGACGGCGTTCTTCATCAGATTGATCAGCACCTGCTCGATCTCGACCCGGTTCGCCGGGATCTGCGGCAATGCCGGCAAATCCAGCACGACGGTGACGGACTGGTGCTGGAATTCGCGTTCCAGCAGGATCACCGCGTTCTTGATCACCTGGTTGATGTCCGTCATGGTGCGCTCGTGCCCCTGCTTGCGCACCATACTCTTGAGCTGGCCGATGATCTTGCCCGCCCGATCGGTTTGCAGATGGGCCAGTTTTACCGCCTGCTGGAGTTTTTCCCGGTCCCACTCCTGCTCATCCATGCGGCGCAGACAGGCATCGAGGTAATTGTTCGCCGCCGTCAGCGGCTGGCTCAATTCGTGCGCCAGACCGGAAGCCATCTCCCCGGCCAGGTTGAGCCGTCCGGCATGCTCCATTTCCCCGCGGATCGCCTCGAACGACCTTTGCTCCGAAGTATCGATGCAGGTGCCGATGAAGCCGAGGAACCTGCCGTCATCGGTAAATCGCGGGATTCCGGAATCCTGCACCCAACGGAACTTTCCGTCACGGTGGCGCAAACGGTATTCCAGCTTGAACGGCCGGAGTTTCCTGAATGCCTTGGTGTAGGCGGCCAGGCAGTTCTTCCGGTCGGCGACATGGACGATGTCCAGCCAATTTCGCCCCTGCGTCTGCTCCAGCGGGAGTCCGGTGAACTCATGCCAGCCCTTGTTGAAGAAATTACACCCCAGATATTCGTCGCCGCCTTGCGCATCCGCCAGCCAGATCATGATCGGAGCAAGATCGGCCATGATGCGGAAACGCTCCTCGCTCTCGACCAGCATGTTCTCCGCCATCTTGCGCGAAGTGATGTCATGCAGCGTCGAGCGGCTCATTACATAATTCCCCTCATGGTCGTAGATGGCCGTCGCGCTCAGCAAGATGTGCATGATCTTGCCATCCTTGCATACGAAGTCATATTCCACGCCATTGATCTCTCCCGTTTTCATGAAGCGGGGGAAATTCTCACGAAAATCCTGAATGCTCTTATCAGTACAGAAATCCGTGATCGCCATCTTGCCGACGACTTCGTCACGCGTATAACCCAGCCAATCAAGCTCGGTGTCATTGATCTGGAGGATGATGCCGTGTTTATCCAGCGAGTGGTAGCCGCACGGCGCATGGTTGTACAGATCTTCGACCACTTCCGCCGACTTGCGCAGTTCGTTCTTGGCCAACTGACGCTCGGTGATATCCTGCGTCGTGCCGACAGAACGCAAAGGCTTGCCTTCCTCATCGTAATGGGTCTCACACCATTCCTGGACGTACTTGATGCGCTGATCGGGGAGCAGCAGGCGGTGCACAACCATGTATGGCGTGCGGTTCTGTATCGACTCGGTATACGCCTGGTTCACCATCTCCCGATCATCCGGATGCACGATATTGAGGAACGCCTCATAGGACGCACCGAAACACTGCTGGTCGATCCCAAAGATGCGGTAATTCTCGTCCGACCAGTACAGTACATTGTTGACCAGGTCCATCTCCCAGCTGCCGATATGCGCCATCTGCTGCGATTCCTTCAGCAGGGTCTCACTCCTGCGTAATGCCTCATCGGCCTGCCTGCGCTCGCTGATGTCGCGCATGATGAACTGCAGATATTTCGCGCCTTCCACCCCGATCACCCGTCCGCTGACTTCCACCGGGAAGACCGAACCGTCCTTTCGACGGGTCATGCTCTCGAAGCGGGATTCCCCCTGTTCACCCAATAGCTCGGTCTGCTGCGCACAACTAGCCGGATCCTGCGAGACATCGCATAAGCCACGGATCTGCATCTGCAGAAACTCCTCCTGGCTGTAGCCGTAGGCCTGCAATGCCCGGGCGTTCGCCTCGATGACATTACCCTCCTCATCGGTCACAAGGATGATGTCGTTCGCATATCGGGTCAGGTATTCATAATGTTTGGCCAGCAGTTCGCGTTCGACCGCTGAATCACGCTGCGCCTTGAGCAACCGGTAACGGGCACGATGGTTACGAAGCCAAAGGAACAGCAATCCCCCGCCGACCATCACGAAACCGAATGCCAATGCCATTGACCATGCTCGCAGGCGGTTGACCGGAGCAAACAATTCCTCGCGATCGATCTTGCTGACTATGAACCAGGGAGTGCCGGGAATCGAGCGCATCTCGGCGACGACCGGGATGCCGCGATAATCGATCCCATTGGTGGTACGGCGTTTGCCAAGCAATGCCATGGCGCAAGGCGAGGTAGACATGCTGAGCGGGATGCGCATGCTCAGCGCTGCCCCCTGTTGGTGGCGCACATTGTTCAGGAACAGCGCATCGTTGCCGTCACGCTTTAGCAGAAGCGTTTCGGCACTCGCGCTCTGGGTGGGCCACGACTGGATAAGCGGATAAAGGAACTGGTCTGGATCGATCCGTATCACCACGGCTCCGACGATACGGTCGGGTTTTCCGCTGGCGATCAACGGTGAGGCCAGATCGAGATTGATACCGGCATCTCCCTGGGTACTCCAATGAAAATCGGCGAACACGACTTCGCGGCGTTTCATTGCCAGCGTGGCCAGTCCTGCATCTTCTCCTCCGACTTCATGCTGGCCGCCGACCGTTATCCGCGCCGCCCCCCCCTTATCCAGCAGTGCAATGCTGTGATAGCCGTTTACGTACTGCATCTCGGTCAGCATCTGGCGCAGCTGCTGTTTGCGTGCGTTTGCCGGCGCCCCCTCCTGCAGCCATTTTTCGAACTCGGCGGCGATCATCGAATCGCGCGAAAATGACCGCTCCCGGCGTTTCTCGCTCTCGCGCCATGCGGCGATCTGCCTGACTTTTGCGTCCGCGATCGCGCCAAGGTCGCGAAGTTCGCCGGCCTCGATCAGCTTTTCGATGTGCCGGAAAGAGAGCGCATACGTTGCTGCGATCAGCAGCGCGACAATGATATAAACCAGCAGCGGGAGGTAAGGCTTGAGGTCTTTGGCAAGGGAATGACTGGCATTGCTGTTACGGAAAACACGGCCAAACAGTTTCATGGATACGGCCCCCTGGGCTAAGTGATCGACTGCTGCCGGCCGGGACATTTTTTGACACTGCGAGAACCTTCTCCCGTCCGCTAGTTCCGGCATGCTACATGATTTCCCGCCGAGGGATAAAGGGGCAAGCACAGGGCGCCATAAGACGCCCCTGGACATCTCGCTTGAATCACTCCGTCACTACAGGCTCCGCCATCCTGAACCCGAGATAGACTGTGACGGTACTGCCGTTCTTGAGCGTCTTGATGGAATCCGGCGGAAAATGCAACGTCATGTCGGCCACGCCGCTTTTCAATACCAGAGTACCCTTGGCATGGTTGATCATGCTGACAGTGCCGGTCATCTTGTGGCGCCCCATCAACATGCAATCCCCGCCCATGCCCTCCCTGTCCATCAGGCACTCGCCCTTCATCATGCCCATCCGGGTATCGCCCTTCATCTTGTCCATGCCCATTCCGGAGGGACCATAGTCGGCTGCGCAAGCGGAAACGGCCAAGCTGGCGCCGAACAGACTGTTCAACAACAGTGTCAATTTACTCATACTGGTTCTCCTTTCCGAGATCAAAAACGGCCCATCAACGAGCCAAATTTCAACGCCAGCCCGCGATGCGGACAAGGCATCCGGTGGTGCATCAGTACACGTTGACCCAGACATTGGCCCGGTTCGAATATGCCCCCAGGTTGTCCGTCATCTGGTACTGGAAAACTTCGGTGCCGCGAAAATCCTGTTTCGGCATGTAGGACACGGTGCCATTCGCGTTCACCACAACGGCTCCCCCCTTGCTTGGTTTCATGACTATCTCGACGCTCGCCGGATTGAGGCTGCCGTCCGGATCGAAATCGTTGTCCAGCACGCTGATGACTCTGGCCTGATAGGCCGTTTTATCCCGATATGGCGCCAGCACGTAATCATTCCGGGCGACGGGCGGCTTGTTCGCGCTGACCGTGAGCGTCACCGTGGCATCGTTGCTGTACAGGGCGCCGTCATGGGCACGGTAGGTAAAGCGATCGGTGCCGGCGAACCCTGCCTTGGGGACATAGTTGAACGATCCGTTGGCATTCAGCTTCAGGCTGCCATTGGATGGCTCCTGCACCAGCACGGAGGTCAGCAGATCGCGGTGCTGGTCGCTGTCGTTGCTCAACACTCCACCTGCCGCCACAGTAAGTGCGCCGCCTTTGATCACGCTGTAGCTGTCGTTCGTTGCGACCGGTGGAACGTTAGTCCTGGCGACAGTCACATTGAACGCCTGTGTAACCGCCAGTCCGCGCGCGTTAGCGGCGCGCACCGTCACCGCGATGATGCCTTCCTGCGCATAATCCGGTGTCCAGGCAATCTCGCCGGTGGTGGCATTGATTTTCATTCCCGCCGGGGAGACATCGAGCGAAAAAGTGATCGCAGAACCGGTCGGATCGCTGGCCTGAACGGCATAGACATAGGGCGCTCCCTGAACGGCAGAAATCACCGGCGTCGAGCCGATCGATGGAGGACTGCCGCCCGTCCCGCCGAGCAGTATCTGGTAAGCGGCCAACGCATCGACAAGACCGTGGCCGTAACTATTGTCTGGCCCGGCCACGCCGAGATCCTGCGCGCTTTGTGTCAGAGCGGACTCAAGCTCGCCGACAGTCGCATTGGGAAAAGCATCGATCAGCAGCGCCATCACCCCTGCCGTATGCGGTGCGGCATAGGAGGTGCCGGAGACGTTGGTGTACAGAGGCAGGCCGCCCGACGACAGATCGGCGGTGTTGATGTTGACGCCGGGGGCGACCATTTTCGGGAAAACGCTGCCGTCGCAGGCGGAGGGGCCGCGGCTGCTGAAAGGTGCGATGCCGAGCAGGACATCTACCGCGCCGCTGGCGAAGCCTTGCGGATCGTTAGCCGGACTCATGCTGGTCATCGGTGCGGCGCCGTTATCGCCGGCGGCGAACACCACTGCGATGCCGGCCGCCTTGAGCGCCGCGATGTCGGCGCTGAATTCCGTGATACATTGCCCGGCGGCCCCCACTAGCCCCCACGACGCATTGACCACGTCCGGCGCATCCAGGGTTACCGGATTGCCGTCCGGATCGAGCAGCCATTGGAAGGCAAGATGGATGTCGCTGAACCTGGCCATCCCGGCATCGTTGTAAAGTTTGGCCGCGATCCAGTTGGCACCCGGCGCCACGCCGATGGGCGTGCCGCTCACGTCGCCGCCCACCATGATGCCCATGGTTTGCGTACCGTGCCCGCTGCTGTCGAAAGGCGTGGCATGCTCGCCGTGCGGGTCATACCAGCTGTTGTTGCCGCCACGCCATTTGCCCGCCAGATCAGGATGGTTAGGATCGACACCCGTATCCATGTTCGCCACCACCACGCCCGTGCCGGCATGATTCAAGGTCCAGAGATCCTGGGCATGCACCGCGCTGAGATTCCACTGTGGTTTCGCCGGGCCACCATAGCTCACCGCCGGCGCCGGCAATACCTTATCCGCCCGGATGCTTTCCACCCCCGTATGCGTGGCCAATTCCCGGATGACGTCGATGCGCGCCGTCACGGCGATGCCGTTGATCATCAGCAACTCATGTATGTGATGCCCACCGCGCTTCTTCAGAAAGGTCTTGTGTTCCGCTTGCGTGACTGCCGATTTTTCCTTGAGCGCCTTGAACAGCCGGGTATCGCGATGACGGCGATCCAGAACCTCGAACAAGCGATGATCCACCTTGTCCGTAAGCGACACGATCACTTGCAACTCGTCGCCCGGAACATGTGCCTCCAACTCCGTTTCCAGTTCGGCATCGATGACCGCAGCCTGCGTCCCTCCGCAGCAGCAGAACACCAGAATGGCAACCATGCCGGTGCAGAATGATTGCCACGGTTTAACGGTATTCATGGAATTCCTTCGCCTCTGAGCAGACAATCTGGGATGTCAATCCACACCTTATAAAAGCATCATGTTGGGTATCGATGCAGCCCTCAATACGGGAAACTGCTTAATTCTTTAGCGGGTAAACAGGGGGGGAAGAAATACAGCGACCATGAAATTCCGCTAAGCAATGAAGTGTCGACATGTGTAGTCGCCAGAAACGTCCATATACAACCGGACTACGATGAAGGCTGCATGGGGAAGCTCGCTGCCTCCCCATATTCCTCCTGCCGGTGCCGAAAAATACTGGGAACCGCCACTTTACTGTTGCGTTTTGGCGGCCCTTTCGGCCGCATCCTTCTCGGCCTCCAATGACCTGCTCCTGGTGCGAGCCTCCCGGTCTGAGAGTCGTTTCTCGATGCGTGTGCGATCAACCTTTTCATAATTGGCTTTGATCGGCACTCTCTCCGATGACGAAGCATTTTGATCCTGTTGAGCCGAAGGCGGAGCGCTCGACGGAGCCTGGGCTTGACCTTGGGCCGTATCTGCCGGTGCCGTAACCGATTCCAGGACTATCGCACCCGCTTGTTCACTGACTGCCAATTCCCCTGCCGTTGCACCTTGCAGCCATGCCAGTGCTACACCGCACCAGATGATTTTTGCGCTCTGTTTCATTTGCCATCTCCTTTAAGTTGATCCGCTCACGCAAACCGCCCATTCATCATGGCGATCACTGCCCCTTGCCGCTCAGAGCGATGGTCTTGGGGCCCGCAGCATCGTCCACAATCAGCTGGGCGCTCTGACTGCCGAGCGCATTCGGCTTGAACACCACGTTGATCTTGCAACTTGTCCCCACCGCCAGATTCCCGACGCAATTGTTCTTCTGCGAGAAGTGGCTCACGTTAGCCCCGCCTAGCTTGACGCCCTTGATTGCAAGTGGCAGACCTCCTGTATTACTCAACGTCACTGCCTGTACGGCGCTGGCCTTGCCGACTTTCAGGAGTCCGAAATCATACGAACTGTTCGGCGCCAGCGTTGACGACACTGTTGCCCCTGTTCCACTCAAGGCAACCGTCCGCATCCCCGCACCATCGACCACAGTCAGTGTTGCAGTCTTCGGGCCGATCGTGCTGGGCGCAAACTTCACATTGATCGCACAGCTCCCCCCTACCGGGACAGGGGTTGCGCAGGTGTTGGCCTGAGCGAAGTCCGTTGCGTCAGTACCGCTGATAACGATACTGGTGACTGGAAGCGGCGCCGTTCCCGTGTTGGCTATCTTCACCGCACGTACTGCACTTGTGGTGCCGATCTGCTGCGTCGGATAGTTCACTGAAGCCAACGACAGCTTGGAGGCAAACGAACCAGTGCCGGAACCGCTCAACGCGACCGACTTGATTCCCGCGGCATCATTGACGATTAGCGTCGCGCTCTTGCTGCCGGCGGTAGTCGGTTTGGAAACGACGTTGATCGTGCAACTCGCACCGGCCGCCAGCTTCGCGCCACAGTTGTTCGTCTGCGTGAAGTGTGATGTGTCGATTCCGCCGATCTTGATGCTGCTGATCGGAAGTGGCACTTTCCCTGTATTGCTCAATACCTCGGGCTGAGCCGCACTGGCGGTGCCGAGGGCCTGTGGCGGAAAGTTGTGCGGCAAGTTCGGCGTCAGCGCAGACGACGGCACCGGTGCTGGTGCTGGTGCTGGTGCTGGTGCTGGTGCCGGTGTCGTGCCGGAGTCGGTGCCGGAGTCGGTGCCGGCGCTACCGGTAGGACAACGGGCGTTACTGTCGTGGTATTCGATGCTGGTGAATTGCCCGCGGCGTTAAAGGCAACTACGTTGTACGAATATGTCGTACCGGCAACCGCAGTTGTGTCGGTGTAGCTGGTCGAATTTGCCAAGGTTGTACCGATGGTCGCGAAAGCCCCGGCGCCTGTGGCACGCTGGATGGTGAACCCGATCTCGTTTTGCGCATTGCCTGGTGTTGTCGCTGTGGCTGCAGGCGTAGGGTCCGTCCATGTGAGAGTAACTCCGCTGGCAGGTGCCGCAGCAGTGACACCCGCCAAGGTAGCAGGCGCTGCCGGCAACATCGCGGTGTACTTGAATACGATCGGACGCATGAAATCGTTCTCTTCATGTCCCAGGATGTGGCAATGCCACACATACTCCCAGCCGAAATTGGCTGTCGTGTTGCTGACCGTCTTGAGCGCACCCGTGAAAGGATCGACCTGAGTGAACCCGGCGGTGACTCCCTGTGCCTGGGTCGGATCCTGGGCGCGGAAGCTATCGGCAATACCGAATGGTGTCGCCGGTGCCTTCGCCCTGACCGCAACGATGACATCCTCCAACGGATTCATCTTGACCGTCTCTTTCCAGCCCAGTTCGTTGGGCTCGGGCGGTTTGACCACACCGTCCCAGCCCACGCGATTGATCACCTGCACGTTGACCAGATGAAAATGCACCGGATGGGTATCTACCCCGTTATGAGTGATCTTCCAGATCTGAGTCTCACCGTCCGCGATCGTCTCAGTGGCCGGATCGATGTAACCGAGGGCAAGCGCGGTCCGGGTTAGCGATGAAGCAAACGGCAATCCGGCCCCAAGCGTCGCATTCAGCCTTCCGTAATTCGAGTCGAACTGCTCCATAATCGCTTTGTTCTGGACCGGGAAGTCGGTGACCGCGGTGCCCGCGGCCACGGTTTTCAGCGTGGGCAGAACGGTTTTGGTCACGGGATCGTAGGGCTTGTAGGTCAAGGTGTCGCCGGTGGTGAAATTGAAAGTTGGCGTAACCGACGAGCCGATCTCGATACCAGCATAGGTATCGGCGAGCACGACGGGTGCGGCGGTGCCGTTATAGGCGGTTTCCGCCGCAATGGGGCTGGGCTGGCTTGCCGTGTAAGCCTTCAGCAACTCGGTGGCCAGCGGCCCGGCGGGAGACGCATCGAAAGGAGCCGCGGGCGCCGCTTTCGCCACGACGATCTGCATGATGGTGCGGGTGTTAGGGCCGTATCCGGGCAAAGTGGAGAACGCGCCGCCGATGCCGGATTGATCCGGATCACCGGTGTAGTAGTCATAGCGAGGGTCGTTTCCAGGAACCGGTGCGGGCGAATCGTTGTAAAGGATGAGGGTCTTGCCGGCGAACTGGGAGAAATCGACGACGACATCCGCCCGTTCTGCCGGCCCCATGTAAAGGCCGTGGGTAGAAATACCGGCCTTCAACGGCTTGAAGCCGATCAACGTGGGGGGGATCACCTGCGGTTTGGGCAGAAAGCCTCCCTCGGAACCGATCTGGACCATTTTGGGCCCTGCTGTCAGCGGATCGGGAACCCCTCCGGCACGCGCGTCCGTCGGCCAGAGGTCCGGCCAACAAGTCGCTCCGGCTCCCACCGGGAGATCCGTGGCAGGATCTTTTGCGGGTGCAGGCATGACTGTCGAGCAAAGCGGCAAAGTCGTCGCGGCAGGAATCGTTTTCACTTCCGTGCAATTGGCCGACAGCGTTGGCATAACTCCGTTACACAGGACTGGAGCCGGGGTCGTGATCGTATTCTTGTCGGCGGCCACATACAGTCCCAGATTGACGAACCTGTCGTTCGCCGCATTCAGAACACGCAAGCGATAGGCCTTCGGCTGCACCGTCACGGTCGGGTAAGCGGTGCCGTTGACTATGGGAGTATCCATGAACGCTTCCGGCGTCGTGGATGCACTCCCGTATTTCCCCGTAGGCAAAGCCAGGGGAGCAGGGAATGCCGGCCAGAACCACGGACCGTAGTCCCAGCGCCCGGGCGGGTTCAATCCGCCCAAGGCAGTCTGACTCTGGTTCGGTTCATACACATGGGGGAACCACAGGTCGCCCGGCTGCCCCCAGGCCGCCGTATCCCAATACGCATCCTGCTGGGCGATATCCATGGGCACGAAGGTCTTGTCCTGGATGATCAGAGGGATCTGATCAACAGGAAGGATGCCCTTGGTCACCAGCCCCTGCTCTACCGGATCGGAGATCATGTAACCTGCGGCTTCGCCCGCATAGACGTTGACACGGGTCAGGCCGAAGGTGTGATCGTGATAGAACATCAGTCGCGCGCTCTGGTTGTTGGGGTAATACAGCGTCCCCGAACCCGGCCCGGGATCGGGCATGTCCGGAACATTCTGAAAACTGGCCCCCTTGGGGTAAGGCGTGACTTCACCTGCCGGCGTGATCCATTGATGCGGCGTACCATCGCTGATCCAAGGGCTGTCGCCGCCATGAAGATGGATCTCGGCGCGGTTCTGTGTGTAATTGTTGGCTGCCACGGGGCCGGAACCGGCCC includes these proteins:
- a CDS encoding multicopper oxidase domain-containing protein produces the protein MKKSKFKLNRVAAAVMLAMAAPWPINMAYAGAGWGNSVDGAGAPIKVPTYYANSPSGTRPDVSPLAVAAGTVNTGVLLRKFVDGLPGLTAAAANARGQYLPVAVADKTAYPGSDYYEIGIVEYSEKMHSDLPKATTLRGYVQLETPANAATSKHIPLTYPNGTPILNAANQPVFAVDNPHYLGPVISANRGVPVRIKYSNLLPIGQYDPITKSRGGDLFLPVDKTVTGAGSGPVAANNYTQNRAEIHLHGGDSPWISDGTPHQWITPAGEVTPYPKGASFQNVPDMPDPGPGSGTLYYPNNQSARLMFYHDHTFGLTRVNVYAGEAAGYMISDPVEQGLVTKGILPVDQIPLIIQDKTFVPMDIAQQDAYWDTAAWGQPGDLWFPHVYEPNQSQTALGGLNPPGRWDYGPWFWPAFPAPLALPTGKYGSASTTPEAFMDTPIVNGTAYPTVTVQPKAYRLRVLNAANDRFVNLGLYVAADKNTITTPAPVLCNGVMPTLSANCTEVKTIPAATTLPLCSTVMPAPAKDPATDLPVGAGATCWPDLWPTDARAGGVPDPLTAGPKMVQIGSEGGFLPKPQVIPPTLIGFKPLKAGISTHGLYMGPAERADVVVDFSQFAGKTLILYNDSPAPVPGNDPRYDYYTGDPDQSGIGGAFSTLPGYGPNTRTIMQIVVAKAAPAAPFDASPAGPLATELLKAYTASQPSPIAAETAYNGTAAPVVLADTYAGIEIGSSVTPTFNFTTGDTLTYKPYDPVTKTVLPTLKTVAAGTAVTDFPVQNKAIMEQFDSNYGRLNATLGAGLPFASSLTRTALALGYIDPATETIADGETQIWKITHNGVDTHPVHFHLVNVQVINRVGWDGVVKPPEPNELGWKETVKMNPLEDVIVAVRAKAPATPFGIADSFRAQDPTQAQGVTAGFTQVDPFTGALKTVSNTTANFGWEYVWHCHILGHEENDFMRPIVFKYTAMLPAAPATLAGVTAAAPASGVTLTWTDPTPAATATTPGNAQNEIGFTIQRATGAGAFATIGTTLANSTSYTDTTAVAGTTYSYNVVAFNAAGNSPASNTTTVTPVVLPVAPAPTPAPTPARHRHQHQHQHQHQHRCRRLR